CGGGTAGTAGGTTCGGTAGCGTGAGGCGTCCCGGGTCAGGAGGCGGTATCCGGCGACGGCCGCGTGGGCGCCGATGTAGAAGTCGGGAAGCGGACTGGACCGACGCCCGCCGCGCCGGCGGTAGGCCAGGAATGCCTTTCCGGCGAGAAAGCCGGCCTCGTAGGGCAGGGCCTCGCGGCGGAACGCCTCCGCAGGGAGGACCTCTTCCAGCTCTTCGATCGTCTCGTAGCGGATCGAAACCTCGGCATAGATGAGGGGGTTGATGGCCAGAGGCTCCGTGTCCGCCACGTTCGCAAGGGCGCTCGACGACCACTCGCCCCATCTCGCGTCCTCCGTTGCGACGTCGAGAAGGACGTTGCTGTCGACCAGAACGGTCACGGTTTTCGGGTCAGCGCCAGGATCTCATCGGTTCGCATGCGAACGGATCCCGTTCCTCGGAGCCGCCCTACGATCTTCGCTCCGCGGCCCCGGCCGGGTTCACCGTCGCGACGGGCGATCCGGACCGTCCTGCCTTCGACGATGAACTCGATCTCGGTGTCCGGCAGCAAGCCGAACTTCTCCCGGATCTCGAGTGGGATCGTCACCTGGCCCTTGGACGTCACGCGCATGATCGTTCTCCTCACTTCTTCTTCCTCGGTAAGAGTCTTACAAGTAAGACTACTACACGACAAGCGTCCGTCAACTCCCGCGATGGAGACGATCCAGCCGTCAGCCGCTGAGCCAGGCCCGATTCCCGTAGCGGTCGACGCTTGTGACCTCCTCGACCGGGCGACGCGTGGTCGGACCGTACCGACCGAGCGGCCAGCCGAGCGGGATCACCGCGATCGGCTCGACGCTGAGCGGCAGTCCGAGGATCCGCCGAGCCGCGATGCGGTTCCACAGCGGCAGCGTCGTCAGCGCGGCTCCGATCCCCTCGGCGCGGGCGGCGAGCAGGAGGTTCTGCACCGCCGGGTATATGGAACCGTACCGCGACGACCGGTAGATCCACGGCGCCTTCGGGATGAGCGCTCCACGGAGGCAAGCGACGACGACCACGGGGATCTCCGCGAAATGATCGACCTGCCACTGGACCGCGTCGATGATGCGGATCGTCTTGGCGTCGTCGCGCTTCACGCGCCGGCCGAGCGAGCTGTACGGGCGCCAGGCCGCGCGGTACTGCTTGCCAAGCGCGCGCTTCACCTTCGGGTCGCGAACGACGATCCACTCCCAGCCCTGCTGGTTACTCCCGCTCGGCGCCTTGATCGCGAGTCCCAAGATCTTCTTCAGCACGTCGTCATCCACCGGGTCCGTTTTCACCCGGCGAACGGCGCGCTGTGTCATCATCGCTTCGGCTAGCTCCACGGGGGCTCCCTTAGTCAAAATTGCCTCGAACCGGGAAGCTCGACTCTAGTACGGGCGACACATCGCACGCGCAGCTCCGGGAGGAGATGTCGATGAAGCTCAAAGACCGACGGGCACTCGTCACCGGCTCCGGCTCGGGGATCGGACGCGCCATCGCGAAACGGTTCGCCGAAGAGGGCGCCCGGGTCGCGGTCAACGACGTCGACGCGAAATCGGCGCACGCGACGGCCGACGAGATCGACGGTTTGGTCGTCCGGGCCGACGTCTCGGATCCCGACGCCGTTCGCGCGATGTTCGAGGTGATCCGCACCAACCTCGGCGGCCTCGACATCCTGGTGAACAACGCCGGCATCGCAGAGACGGCCGGCCAGGACCGCGAAGAGCTCAACGCGCGGTTCGAGGCGCGCGTCTCCGAGATCATGAGCGGCAAGCCGATCCAGACCCAGCTCGAGGTCATCGAGAACATGAGCGACGACGACTGGGATCGGATGCTCCGCGTCCACCTGTTCGGCACGTTCCACTGCACGCGCGAAGCCGTGAAGCTCATGGGCGAAGGGTCCACCATCGTGAACATGTCGAGCATCCTCGGGCTCGTCGGAAGCTCGGCCGTCCCGCATTACGCCGCGGCGAAGGGCGGGATCCTCGCGTTGACGAAGTCGCTGGCGCAAGAGCTCGGGTCGCGCGGCATCCGCGTGAACGCGATCTGTCCGGGATGGATCGACACGCCGATGACACAGCTGCTTTCGCCGTTCGTCCAGCAGATGGCCATCGGCCAGACGCCGCTCGGCCGTATCGGGACCGCCGAAGAGGTTGCGTCGGTGGCGCTGTTCCTCGCGAGCGACGACTCTTCGTTCGTGACCGGGCAGTGGGTGTCGCCCAACGGCGGCCTCGTGATCGTCTAGGACCCGACCGCCCAGAGTCCGCGCGCCGCGTTCCGCGCTTCGAGCTGGAGCGCCACGAACAGGTCGACGTAGGCGATATTCGGCGGGATCGTGAGGACCATCGCGTAGCCCTGCTCGACCAGCATCGCGTTGAGCATCTTCGCGCGAGCCTCGGCCGCGTCGCCGGTCGCCGGCGGTGAGATCCACACGTAGGCGAGCAGCCGCCCGTAACGGTCCCGCTCGTCCAGGTCGATCTCGAGATCCACGCCCCGGCCGACGGTCAGGATCGATGCGGTGTACCCGGCCGCTTCCTTGCCGAACGGCTCGTGCTGGGTGGTGCTCTCGGGCGTGTCCACGCCGATGAACCGCACCTTCTCCCGCGAGCCGTCGGTGAGCGTGAACCAGGCGGTGTCGCCGTCGACGTTCCGCTCGCCGACGGCTGGCAGGGTGCGCATCCCGGGCGCGTCGACGATCTCCGGCACCAAGCGGCTCCCGGCGCAGCCGGTCGCCGTCAGCAGTACCGCGAACGCGAAAGCCTTCGCACGAGACATCGAAGGCATGCTAAGGGTGGGCGACGACGGCAACGGGAGGGAGGGCGTGATGGAGCGGCGAAACGTCGGAGCGAACCGGCCGTGGGAAGCGATCGTCGGCTACTCCCGAGCGGTCCGCATCGGCAACCACATCGAAGTCAGCGGCACCGCGGCAGCCGGACCGGATGGGGCGATCCTCGCGCCCGGCGACGTCTACGGACAGACCCGAGAAGCGCTCCGCATCATCGGCGACGCGCTGGACGCGCTGGGCGGCTCGTACGCCGACGTCGTTCGCACCCGGATCCTGCTGGCCGATGCCTCGCGGTGGGAAGAGGCGGGCCGCGCGCACGGCGAGGTCTTCTCCGAGATCAGACCGGCGAACACGACGTGCTCCGTGAGCGGTTTCCTCGACCCGGCGATCCTCGTCGAGATCGAGGTCACCGCGATCCTCGCCGCCTCGAGCCGCTGAGCACGCCCTTGAGTTGCTGCTGAGCCCACGCCAACCGGCGGGTCGCCGCGGCGCGGCCGCTTCGGGATCGGGGGGCGGAACGGAGGTTCGCCACTTTCGCGCTCACCGTTCCGCCCCCTCCCCAGTCGATCCGTCCGTTGAGGCACAAGAGTGCCTTCACGGGCTCAAGCGGACAATGACGACGAAGGATGGTTTTCGTAGTCGCGACGGACTAGTCCGAGCACAAGGAGCGGATCGAAGAACGCGGAGCGTTAACGCCTGCGCGCCTCGGGAGCCATCCAGGGAGGGTCCCACCCGCGGTCGGATCCTTCGAGAACGGTCCCAGGCGGAACGATCTGATCGATCGCGTCGAGGGTTTCGTCATCCAGCCGAAGATCCGCGCCGGCGAGCGAATCCTCGAGTTGCTCCATCGTCCGCGGCCCGATGATGGCGCTCGTCACCGCCGGATGGGCGACGGCGAACGCGATCGCCATATGCGCCAGCGAGGCGCCGGCCTTCTCGGCCACGACCGCGAGCTCCTCGACCAGCTCGAGCTTGCGGAGATTCCCCGGACGGTCGAAGTCGAAGCGATCGGCGACGCGCGGGTTGAAGTTCCGGATGCGCTTCACGCGCGAGTCCTCGGGCGGCTCCTCCCCGCGGCGGTACTTGCCGGTGAGCCAGCCACCGGCCAGCGGGCTCCACACGATCGCGCCCATGCCGTGCCGCTGCGTGACCGGGAACACCTGTTCCTCGGCGTGGCGGGCGAAGATCGAGTACGGCGGCTGCTCGCAGGCGAACCGCTCCAGGTTCCGGCGATCCGAGACCCACTGCGACTCGACGATCTGCCAGCCGGCGAACGTCGAGGAGCCGATGTAGCGCACCTTCCCCTGCCGGATGAGGTCGGTGAGCGCTCCGAGCGTCTCGGTGATGTCCGTGGCGGGATCGGGCCGGTGGATCTGGTAGAGGTCGATGCGGTCGGTATCCAAGCGGCGCAGGCTGTTCTCGACCTCGCGCATGATCCACAGCCGCGAGTTGCCGCCCTCGTTCGGACGGGTTCCCATCGGGAAGTGGACCTTCGTCGCCAGGACGACCTCGTCGCGACGGCTCTTGATGGCTTTGCCGACGATCTCTTCCGACTCTCCAGCCGAGTAGGCGTCGGCGGTGTCGATGAAGTTGATGCCGCCCTCGAGCGCGCGGTCGATCATGCGGAGGCAGTCGTCGTGGTCGGGATTCCCCCAGGGGCCGAACATCATCGCGCCGAGGCATTGGACGCTGACCTTGACGCCGGTGCGGCCGAGCGGACGGTATTCCATCGTTACTCCCGTATCTGAGCAGCCAGGTAGTTCTGCTCGCCGACCTGGGCGATGAGGGAGAGCTGCGTTTCGATCCAGTCGATGTGCGCCTCCTCCTCGGGCAGGTGCGGCGCGAGGAACTCACGAGTGGGTTCGTCGCCGGCGGCGTCCGCCGCCTTGATCGCGTTCGTCAGGAGCTGCACGGCGTTCCGCTCCGCGTCGAGCGCGAGCCGCAGCTGTTCTTCGACCG
The sequence above is drawn from the Actinomycetota bacterium genome and encodes:
- a CDS encoding PIN domain-containing protein — its product is MTVLVDSNVLLDVATEDARWGEWSSSALANVADTEPLAINPLIYAEVSIRYETIEELEEVLPAEAFRREALPYEAGFLAGKAFLAYRRRGGRRSSPLPDFYIGAHAAVAGYRLLTRDASRYRTYYPSLDLIDPS
- a CDS encoding nitroreductase family protein, which codes for MELAEAMMTQRAVRRVKTDPVDDDVLKKILGLAIKAPSGSNQQGWEWIVVRDPKVKRALGKQYRAAWRPYSSLGRRVKRDDAKTIRIIDAVQWQVDHFAEIPVVVVACLRGALIPKAPWIYRSSRYGSIYPAVQNLLLAARAEGIGAALTTLPLWNRIAARRILGLPLSVEPIAVIPLGWPLGRYGPTTRRPVEEVTSVDRYGNRAWLSG
- a CDS encoding SDR family NAD(P)-dependent oxidoreductase → MKLKDRRALVTGSGSGIGRAIAKRFAEEGARVAVNDVDAKSAHATADEIDGLVVRADVSDPDAVRAMFEVIRTNLGGLDILVNNAGIAETAGQDREELNARFEARVSEIMSGKPIQTQLEVIENMSDDDWDRMLRVHLFGTFHCTREAVKLMGEGSTIVNMSSILGLVGSSAVPHYAAAKGGILALTKSLAQELGSRGIRVNAICPGWIDTPMTQLLSPFVQQMAIGQTPLGRIGTAEEVASVALFLASDDSSFVTGQWVSPNGGLVIV
- a CDS encoding thermonuclease family protein; the encoded protein is MSRAKAFAFAVLLTATGCAGSRLVPEIVDAPGMRTLPAVGERNVDGDTAWFTLTDGSREKVRFIGVDTPESTTQHEPFGKEAAGYTASILTVGRGVDLEIDLDERDRYGRLLAYVWISPPATGDAAEARAKMLNAMLVEQGYAMVLTIPPNIAYVDLFVALQLEARNAARGLWAVGS
- a CDS encoding RidA family protein, coding for MERRNVGANRPWEAIVGYSRAVRIGNHIEVSGTAAAGPDGAILAPGDVYGQTREALRIIGDALDALGGSYADVVRTRILLADASRWEEAGRAHGEVFSEIRPANTTCSVSGFLDPAILVEIEVTAILAASSR
- a CDS encoding AbrB/MazE/SpoVT family DNA-binding domain-containing protein, with product MRRTIMRVTSKGQVTIPLEIREKFGLLPDTEIEFIVEGRTVRIARRDGEPGRGRGAKIVGRLRGTGSVRMRTDEILALTRKP
- a CDS encoding aldo/keto reductase produces the protein MEYRPLGRTGVKVSVQCLGAMMFGPWGNPDHDDCLRMIDRALEGGINFIDTADAYSAGESEEIVGKAIKSRRDEVVLATKVHFPMGTRPNEGGNSRLWIMREVENSLRRLDTDRIDLYQIHRPDPATDITETLGALTDLIRQGKVRYIGSSTFAGWQIVESQWVSDRRNLERFACEQPPYSIFARHAEEQVFPVTQRHGMGAIVWSPLAGGWLTGKYRRGEEPPEDSRVKRIRNFNPRVADRFDFDRPGNLRKLELVEELAVVAEKAGASLAHMAIAFAVAHPAVTSAIIGPRTMEQLEDSLAGADLRLDDETLDAIDQIVPPGTVLEGSDRGWDPPWMAPEARRR